A single window of Paenibacillus sp. SYP-B4298 DNA harbors:
- the pabA gene encoding aminodeoxychorismate/anthranilate synthase component II translates to MILVIDNYDSFTYNLVQYLGELGEEIVVKRNDEIDLEGIAQLAPDHILISPGPCTPNEAGISLALIERFKGEIPIFGVCLGHQSIGQAFGGEVVRAEKLMHGKTSPIVHDGRTIFEGIPSPYTATRYHSLIVKRETLPDCLEISAETEEGEIMGLRHKEYPIEGVQFHPESIITEHGLTLLRNFLKQTAGAAR, encoded by the coding sequence ATGATTCTTGTAATTGATAACTATGACTCGTTTACGTACAATCTGGTGCAGTATCTGGGTGAATTAGGCGAGGAGATCGTGGTGAAGCGTAATGATGAGATTGATCTTGAGGGGATCGCCCAGCTTGCGCCGGATCATATCCTCATCTCGCCAGGTCCCTGCACACCCAATGAAGCAGGCATTAGCCTGGCGCTAATTGAGCGCTTCAAGGGGGAGATACCGATCTTTGGCGTCTGTCTTGGACATCAATCGATCGGTCAAGCCTTTGGCGGGGAGGTTGTACGCGCTGAGAAGCTCATGCATGGCAAAACCTCGCCGATTGTCCATGACGGTCGCACGATCTTCGAGGGGATTCCTTCTCCCTATACGGCAACCCGCTACCATTCTCTGATCGTCAAGCGCGAGACGCTGCCGGACTGTCTGGAGATTAGTGCGGAGACGGAGGAAGGGGAGATCATGGGGCTTCGCCATAAAGAGTACCCGATCGAAGGCGTGCAGTTCCACCCCGAATCCATCATTACGGAGCACGGTCTGACCTTGCTGCGCAATTTCTTGAAGCAGACAGCCGGAGCGGCTCGATGA
- the lysS gene encoding lysine--tRNA ligase, with product MSQDNQGQDTQELSELLQIRRDKLDQLRGLGIDPFGKKYVRTHQAQEVLDAYGELPKEELEELSPEVSLAGRIMQKRGMGKASFAHIQDLSGKIQIYVRQDALDAAKYEAFSLLDLGDIIGVRGTVFKTKTGETSIKVLSLEVLTKSLLPLPEKYHGLKDVELRYRQRYVDLIINQDVQQTFVTRSRIIQSMRRYLDSHGYLEVETPTLHAIAGGAAARPFITHHNALDMQLYMRIAIELHLKRLIVGGLEKVYEIGRVYRNEGISTRHNPEFTMIELYEAYADYKDIMELTENLVVHIAQEVLGQTTIQYQDYEVDLGSPWRRVSMVDLVKEATGVDFAQQLTDEDAHQLAKEHHVQVDPHMSVGHILNAFFETFVEEKLIQPTFVTGHPVEISPLAKKNDEDPRFTDRFELFIVGREHANAFTELNDPIDQRQRFEAQLLEKEQGNDEAHEMDDDFIRALEYGLPPTGGLGIGIDRLVMLLTNAPSIRDVLLFPLMRERAED from the coding sequence TTGAGCCAGGATAATCAAGGACAGGATACACAGGAACTGAGCGAGCTGCTGCAGATCAGGAGGGACAAGCTGGATCAACTGCGCGGCTTAGGGATTGATCCCTTTGGCAAGAAGTACGTGCGGACGCATCAGGCGCAGGAGGTGCTGGACGCCTATGGGGAGCTGCCGAAGGAGGAGCTGGAGGAGCTGTCGCCGGAAGTGAGCTTGGCAGGGCGAATCATGCAGAAGCGGGGCATGGGCAAGGCTTCCTTCGCCCATATCCAGGATCTGAGCGGCAAGATTCAGATCTATGTCCGTCAAGATGCGCTGGATGCCGCGAAGTATGAAGCGTTCAGTCTGCTCGATCTGGGCGACATCATCGGCGTGCGGGGGACGGTATTCAAGACGAAGACAGGAGAAACCTCTATTAAGGTGCTGTCGCTTGAGGTGCTGACGAAGTCGCTGCTGCCACTTCCTGAGAAGTATCATGGATTGAAGGATGTAGAGCTGCGTTACCGCCAGCGTTACGTGGATTTGATTATTAATCAGGATGTGCAACAGACCTTCGTCACTCGTTCCCGCATCATTCAGTCGATGCGCCGTTATCTCGATTCGCACGGCTATCTGGAGGTCGAGACGCCGACGCTTCATGCGATTGCGGGCGGTGCTGCAGCGCGTCCATTCATTACTCATCATAATGCGCTGGATATGCAGCTCTATATGAGGATTGCGATCGAGCTGCATCTGAAGCGGCTCATTGTCGGCGGTCTGGAGAAGGTCTATGAGATCGGCCGTGTATATCGGAATGAAGGAATCTCGACTCGTCACAATCCTGAATTTACGATGATTGAGCTGTATGAGGCGTATGCGGATTACAAGGATATCATGGAGCTGACCGAGAATCTGGTCGTTCATATCGCGCAGGAGGTGCTGGGGCAGACCACGATCCAGTATCAGGATTATGAGGTTGACCTGGGCAGCCCATGGCGCCGCGTGTCGATGGTGGATCTGGTCAAGGAGGCGACTGGTGTCGATTTTGCCCAGCAGCTTACAGATGAGGATGCACATCAATTGGCCAAGGAGCATCATGTGCAGGTCGACCCGCATATGTCGGTTGGACATATTCTGAACGCTTTCTTTGAGACGTTCGTGGAAGAGAAGCTGATTCAGCCGACCTTTGTGACGGGACATCCGGTGGAAATTTCGCCGCTGGCGAAAAAGAATGACGAGGACCCACGGTTTACGGACCGTTTCGAGCTGTTCATCGTCGGGCGCGAGCACGCTAATGCCTTCACAGAGCTGAATGACCCGATCGATCAGCGTCAACGCTTCGAGGCCCAGTTGCTGGAGAAGGAGCAGGGCAATGATGAAGCGCATGAGATGGATGATGATTTCATCCGCGCACTGGAATATGGCTTGCCGCCTACAGGTGGACTAGGCATCGGCATCGACCGTCTTGTTATGCTATTGACCAACGCGCCATCCATTCGCGACGTATTGCTATTCCCTCTGATGAGAGAGCGTGCAGAGGATTAA
- the folB gene encoding dihydroneopterin aldolase has protein sequence MDTMVLRGMQFFGYHGVFPEENKLGQRFGVELELDLDLRRAGESDDLEQTVNYAELHALVKQIVEGPPFKLIEALANEIASRVLDTYTIINEVAVRVTKPHPPFEIHFDGVVVELRRKRDDYGKTVAAWR, from the coding sequence ATGGATACGATGGTTCTCAGAGGAATGCAGTTCTTTGGCTATCACGGCGTGTTCCCTGAAGAGAACAAGCTTGGGCAACGGTTCGGGGTAGAATTGGAATTGGATCTGGATCTGCGCCGAGCGGGTGAGAGCGATGATCTGGAGCAGACGGTGAATTATGCGGAGCTGCATGCTCTGGTCAAGCAGATCGTGGAGGGTCCGCCCTTTAAGCTGATTGAAGCGTTGGCAAATGAGATTGCATCGCGGGTTCTTGACACTTATACTATTATAAACGAAGTTGCAGTACGTGTGACCAAGCCTCATCCGCCGTTCGAGATTCATTTTGACGGTGTGGTTGTGGAGCTTCGCAGAAAGCGGGATGACTATGGAAAGACCGTTGCCGCATGGAGATGA
- the folP gene encoding dihydropteroate synthase gives MPRVWNRSYVFPSGARLELGKRTLVMGILNATPDSFSDGGRYVEPARAAEHAQRLAAAGADIIDIGGESTRPGGESVSEEEELRRVVPVIEAVRRALPQVTLSIDTYKAETARQALAAGADIINDVWSLQKDPQMAAIAAAHGCPVILSHNRPAAVYEELVADVITDLQASIALALAAGVQQHNIWLDPGIGFAKTHSHNVQLMGSLGELCGLGYPVLLGTSRKLFIRNVLGLPADQVVEGTAATVVLGIAQGCQIVRVHDVEQIARTVQMTDAIVYYGQEAKG, from the coding sequence ATGCCTAGAGTATGGAACCGCTCCTATGTGTTCCCTAGCGGAGCCCGGCTGGAGCTGGGCAAGCGGACGCTGGTGATGGGCATATTGAATGCTACGCCGGACTCGTTCTCCGACGGCGGACGATATGTCGAGCCAGCCCGCGCGGCAGAGCACGCGCAGCGGCTGGCAGCGGCAGGGGCGGACATCATCGATATTGGCGGCGAATCGACCCGTCCAGGCGGCGAATCGGTATCCGAAGAGGAGGAGCTGCGACGGGTGGTGCCTGTCATCGAGGCGGTCAGGCGCGCCCTGCCCCAGGTGACGCTGTCGATCGACACCTATAAGGCGGAGACAGCCAGGCAGGCGCTGGCGGCAGGAGCGGACATCATCAATGATGTGTGGTCGCTGCAGAAGGACCCGCAGATGGCAGCTATTGCGGCAGCACACGGCTGTCCAGTGATATTGAGCCATAATCGGCCCGCGGCAGTGTATGAGGAGCTGGTTGCCGACGTTATTACTGATCTGCAGGCGAGCATCGCGCTGGCGCTGGCCGCAGGCGTGCAGCAGCATAATATATGGCTCGACCCTGGCATCGGCTTTGCCAAGACTCATTCTCATAATGTGCAGCTTATGGGATCGCTCGGCGAGCTGTGCGGACTCGGGTATCCGGTGCTGCTGGGCACCTCGCGCAAGCTGTTCATTCGCAATGTGCTCGGCTTGCCTGCCGACCAGGTTGTGGAAGGGACTGCGGCGACGGTGGTGCTCGGGATTGCACAGGGCTGCCAGATCGTGCGAGTACATGATGTAGAGCAGATTGCACGAACAGTACAAATGACGGATGCCATCGTCTATTATGGACAGGAAGCAAAGGGGTGA
- a CDS encoding peptidylprolyl isomerase codes for MNKAAMWKGLIALQAICMIVLTVVVVVKIVPDRDKQDDPAAPPDHAGSERLDDSDIAAVVGQRYITVKELRDALVKEYGDQMLNKLMVRQAIDLESESLGLEVTEQEIQEELHERSTGYGGEAEYLKAMKDQLGLTEDELRLEMRYQLLLEKIATRQVIITDEQVKDYMNAHPDIFGPQEQVRIAWIVTSSEQLARLVLEQLEAGSSFSVLAQRFSEDEYTANDGGEIGLVDRNDPFIERAVMEEVSRLHVGQIAGPVTVKQGYAIVQLQERQQEVELDEQRQVERARKQLALEEAVPLGEMENILLDKYGATVYQS; via the coding sequence ATGAATAAGGCGGCGATGTGGAAAGGTTTGATCGCCCTACAGGCGATCTGTATGATCGTGCTGACGGTCGTGGTCGTTGTCAAGATCGTACCGGATAGAGATAAACAGGACGACCCGGCGGCTCCCCCGGACCATGCGGGCAGCGAGAGGCTGGACGACAGCGATATTGCGGCTGTTGTTGGCCAACGGTATATTACCGTGAAGGAGCTGCGGGATGCGCTTGTGAAGGAGTATGGGGATCAGATGCTGAATAAGCTGATGGTTCGTCAAGCGATTGATCTGGAGTCCGAGTCGCTCGGTCTTGAGGTTACAGAGCAAGAGATTCAGGAGGAGCTTCACGAGCGCTCTACCGGTTACGGCGGCGAGGCGGAGTATTTGAAGGCGATGAAGGATCAACTGGGCTTGACGGAAGATGAGCTCAGGCTGGAGATGCGATACCAACTGCTGCTGGAGAAGATTGCCACGAGGCAAGTCATTATTACAGATGAACAAGTAAAAGACTATATGAATGCTCATCCAGATATCTTTGGACCACAGGAGCAGGTTCGGATCGCCTGGATTGTGACCTCCTCGGAGCAGCTCGCCCGATTGGTGTTGGAGCAGCTTGAGGCAGGCTCGTCATTTTCCGTATTGGCACAGCGGTTCTCCGAGGATGAGTATACAGCTAACGATGGCGGAGAGATTGGGCTCGTGGACAGAAATGACCCGTTCATCGAGCGAGCCGTGATGGAGGAAGTTAGCCGTCTTCATGTCGGACAGATCGCAGGCCCTGTCACAGTCAAGCAGGGCTATGCCATCGTCCAGCTTCAAGAGCGCCAGCAAGAGGTAGAGCTGGACGAGCAGCGCCAGGTGGAACGCGCCCGCAAGCAGCTTGCGCTTGAGGAGGCTGTTCCGCTCGGTGAGATGGAGAACATCCTGCTAGATAAATATGGCGCGACTGTATACCAGAGTTAA
- the cysK gene encoding cysteine synthase A, with product MARIVQNVTDLIGDTPLVRLNRLVPEDSAEIYVKLEYQNPGASVKDRIAISMIEVAEQEGRIKPGDTIVEPTSGNTGIGLALVAAAKGYKAILVMPETMSLERRNLLRAYGAEIVLTPGSEGMNGAVRKAEEIQSENPSYFMPQQFKNQANVKIHRETTGPEIVEAINSLDGKLDAFIAGIGTGGTISGAGEVLKENFPGIQIYAVEPAASPLLSGGKPGPHKIQGIGANFVPDILNREIYDGVITVENEDAFEYARRAAKEEGILCGISSGAAIFAALKVAKELGKGKRVVAIVPSNGERYLSTPLFNFDN from the coding sequence ATGGCTAGAATTGTACAGAACGTAACCGATTTGATTGGCGATACACCGCTTGTTCGTTTGAACCGTCTGGTGCCTGAGGATTCTGCTGAGATTTATGTGAAGCTGGAATACCAAAATCCGGGTGCCAGTGTGAAGGACCGGATTGCGATCAGCATGATCGAGGTAGCAGAGCAGGAAGGGCGGATTAAGCCAGGCGATACAATTGTTGAGCCTACCAGCGGGAATACAGGCATTGGGTTGGCACTGGTTGCAGCAGCCAAAGGCTACAAGGCAATTCTAGTTATGCCGGAGACCATGAGCTTGGAGCGCCGCAACCTGCTTCGCGCCTATGGAGCGGAGATTGTGCTGACGCCAGGATCGGAAGGCATGAATGGCGCTGTGCGCAAAGCCGAAGAGATTCAGAGTGAAAATCCGAGCTACTTCATGCCGCAGCAGTTCAAGAACCAAGCGAATGTGAAGATTCACCGCGAGACGACAGGTCCTGAGATTGTCGAAGCGATCAACTCGCTCGACGGCAAGCTGGACGCCTTCATTGCCGGCATCGGCACAGGCGGCACGATCTCCGGTGCTGGCGAGGTCTTGAAGGAGAACTTCCCGGGCATTCAGATCTACGCTGTAGAGCCTGCGGCCTCTCCGCTGCTGTCCGGCGGCAAGCCAGGCCCGCATAAAATTCAAGGCATCGGCGCGAACTTTGTTCCAGATATTCTGAATCGTGAGATTTATGACGGTGTCATTACTGTAGAGAACGAGGATGCTTTTGAATATGCGCGCCGTGCAGCGAAAGAAGAAGGCATTCTGTGCGGAATCTCCTCTGGCGCAGCGATCTTCGCGGCGCTGAAGGTAGCGAAGGAACTGGGCAAGGGCAAGCGTGTAGTTGCGATTGTACCGAGCAACGGGGAGCGCTATCTGAGCACACCACTGTTCAACTTCGATAATTAA
- the pabC gene encoding aminodeoxychorismate lyase, with protein sequence MKIGWNGKIMNAQEAVISVYDHGFLYGIGLFETFRTYGGRPFLLEWHLERLEQACYELGIRYKADRPQLTEWMASLMRENGLEEAYVRLTVSAGEGELGLPIGDYDHPNVLLLVKPLPSPAPQLELRGKELRKLRTLRNTPEGAVRFKSLHYMNNIIAKRELAASGAAPGAEGLMLTAEGHLSEGIVSNLFFVTSERIICTPAIDTGILPGITRRKVIQLARSLGYVVEEGLYGWDALLDAEEIWLTNSIQELVAVTRVVDGEGAETEIGNGLRGPVTEQLLAAYRKETEAS encoded by the coding sequence ATGAAGATCGGCTGGAACGGGAAGATTATGAACGCGCAGGAGGCTGTGATCTCGGTCTATGATCACGGCTTTTTGTACGGTATCGGTCTGTTCGAGACGTTCCGAACCTATGGAGGGCGGCCGTTCCTGCTGGAGTGGCATCTTGAGCGGCTGGAGCAAGCCTGCTATGAGCTGGGCATCCGTTATAAGGCTGACCGACCGCAGCTTACAGAGTGGATGGCTAGTCTCATGCGGGAGAACGGTCTGGAGGAAGCCTATGTGCGTCTTACGGTTAGCGCCGGGGAGGGGGAGCTCGGCCTGCCGATCGGCGACTATGATCATCCCAATGTGCTGCTGTTAGTCAAGCCGCTACCCTCCCCTGCACCACAACTGGAGTTGAGGGGCAAGGAGCTGCGCAAGCTGCGCACGCTCCGCAACACCCCGGAGGGGGCCGTCAGGTTTAAATCCCTCCATTATATGAATAATATTATTGCCAAGCGTGAGCTGGCGGCGTCAGGGGCAGCACCCGGAGCAGAGGGGCTGATGTTGACCGCCGAAGGGCACCTGTCAGAGGGGATCGTGAGCAATCTGTTCTTCGTCACCTCGGAGCGAATAATATGCACGCCAGCAATAGATACCGGCATTCTGCCAGGCATCACAAGACGTAAAGTCATTCAGTTGGCGCGGTCACTAGGCTATGTCGTCGAGGAGGGGCTATATGGCTGGGATGCGCTGTTAGATGCGGAGGAAATCTGGCTGACCAATTCCATTCAGGAGCTGGTGGCGGTTACGCGTGTGGTGGACGGCGAGGGAGCCGAGACGGAGATTGGTAACGGGCTGCGCGGCCCGGTGACAGAGCAGCTATTGGCTGCATACCGGAAGGAGACAGAAGCATCATGA
- the folK gene encoding 2-amino-4-hydroxy-6-hydroxymethyldihydropteridine diphosphokinase translates to MERPLPHGDERLNIEQYPKAAFIALGSNMGDRQAMLEQALYKLDTCEGVTVRCLSPIYETDPVGYTDQPAFLNMVARLDTTCAPLELLHIMQDIEKELGRVRLERWGPRTIDLDLLHYEGVVMDSEELTVPHPRMMERGFVLVPLGDCLADYVAEPQLRRKVEQAAYEAQRDRKEGITLWNTINWLNG, encoded by the coding sequence ATGGAAAGACCGTTGCCGCATGGAGATGAGCGGCTGAATATAGAGCAATACCCCAAGGCTGCCTTTATTGCGCTAGGCTCGAATATGGGGGATCGTCAAGCGATGCTGGAGCAAGCGCTATACAAGCTGGACACCTGTGAGGGAGTCACTGTCCGCTGCTTGTCCCCGATCTACGAGACTGATCCGGTGGGGTATACAGATCAACCAGCATTTCTTAATATGGTTGCCCGCTTGGATACGACATGCGCTCCACTGGAGCTGCTGCATATTATGCAAGACATTGAGAAGGAGCTGGGACGCGTTCGTCTGGAGCGCTGGGGTCCACGCACGATTGACCTGGATCTGCTTCACTATGAGGGTGTCGTTATGGATTCGGAGGAGCTGACCGTTCCCCACCCTCGCATGATGGAGCGCGGCTTCGTGTTGGTGCCGCTCGGTGATTGTCTGGCGGACTATGTGGCAGAACCGCAGTTGCGGCGCAAGGTGGAGCAAGCGGCGTATGAGGCGCAGAGGGATCGAAAGGAAGGCATCACTTTATGGAATACCATCAACTGGCTCAACGGATAA
- a CDS encoding helix-turn-helix domain-containing protein, translating into MEYHQLAQRIRAFRKLKGYTQQGLAERLNISVAVLGSLERGTRKPEEKLLSRIAQALEVSYEELIGEPRSS; encoded by the coding sequence ATGGAATACCATCAACTGGCTCAACGGATAAGAGCGTTTCGCAAGCTCAAGGGATACACGCAGCAAGGGCTGGCAGAGCGCTTGAACATCTCGGTAGCGGTGCTTGGTTCACTGGAGAGAGGGACGAGGAAGCCGGAGGAGAAGCTGCTTAGCAGGATCGCCCAAGCGCTGGAGGTCAGCTATGAAGAGCTGATAGGGGAACCGCGTTCGTCATAG
- the greA gene encoding transcription elongation factor GreA — protein MSDKEIILTQDGLKKLEEELENLKSVKRREVAERIKIAIGYGDISENSEYEDAKNEQAFIEGRIITLEKMLRNARIINNDEIDIDTVSIGSIVTVEDLEFKDTMEYAIVGTAESDPSQNKISNESPVGKAILGKKRGTVVEVNVPAGVIQYKILDIKK, from the coding sequence ATGAGCGATAAGGAAATCATCTTGACTCAAGACGGACTGAAGAAACTGGAGGAAGAGCTGGAGAATCTGAAGTCGGTGAAGCGGCGCGAAGTGGCGGAGCGGATCAAGATTGCTATTGGCTACGGCGATATCAGTGAAAACTCCGAGTATGAGGATGCCAAGAACGAGCAGGCGTTTATCGAAGGACGTATTATTACGCTGGAGAAGATGCTTCGCAACGCCCGTATCATTAATAATGACGAGATTGATATTGACACCGTAAGTATAGGCTCGATCGTAACCGTAGAGGATCTGGAATTCAAGGATACGATGGAGTATGCCATCGTCGGTACCGCAGAATCCGACCCTTCGCAAAACAAGATCTCAAATGAAAGTCCTGTCGGAAAAGCGATCCTGGGCAAGAAGAGGGGCACGGTCGTTGAGGTCAATGTACCGGCGGGCGTCATTCAATATAAAATTTTGGATATAAAGAAATAA
- a CDS encoding anthranilate synthase component I family protein, giving the protein MIGMTYEQWEQWAATGQYTMLPLLHRQQLGGQARVDNWRRAWEYASPYAILMESGKGGRYTYAGLRPEEIVRGKGERAESLELHSGRRAQLEGPPLEVMRRWVQPYRSPRLTEGPKWIGGCAGFLSYDVARSIERLPGLAEDDLSLPDYLFMRLNEVWIIDHQEDELYCAIHTPIPADAAGETLRRLYDRAVEQATRMAKLWQELIQADESAQAREKRQRQQELLRSDQTMHIDVESIPGRTSPFSKEAFMDAVRAIQRYIGQGDVFQVNLSLRQSIESDHSPEDLYEWLRLFNPSPYMGYLRAPDFQLVSASPELLVEARGGRLAARPIAGTRRRGRTDEEDRLLEEELRSNEKERAEHIMLVDLDRNDLGRISEYGTVCVKELMTVERYSHVMHLVSQVEGELRQGKDAFDVIAAKFPGGTITGAPKIRTMEIIEELEPVRRGAYTGSMGWIDYNGDMELNIIIRTMVVQAGRIHVQAGAGIVIDSDPEREYYESLNKAKALWKAIQYSERFREQAIQQ; this is encoded by the coding sequence ATGATTGGCATGACTTACGAGCAGTGGGAGCAGTGGGCGGCTACTGGACAATACACGATGCTGCCCTTGCTGCATCGACAGCAATTGGGAGGACAAGCCAGGGTAGATAACTGGCGGAGAGCATGGGAGTATGCGAGTCCTTATGCGATACTGATGGAGAGCGGCAAGGGCGGGCGCTATACGTATGCGGGTTTGCGGCCGGAGGAGATCGTGCGTGGGAAGGGCGAGCGCGCCGAGTCGCTGGAGCTGCATTCTGGCCGGAGAGCGCAGTTGGAAGGGCCGCCGCTTGAGGTGATGCGTCGCTGGGTGCAGCCTTACCGAAGCCCGCGTCTGACTGAGGGGCCGAAGTGGATCGGTGGGTGCGCGGGCTTCTTGAGCTACGATGTGGCTCGCTCGATCGAACGGCTGCCTGGGTTGGCTGAGGATGACCTGTCGCTGCCGGATTATCTGTTCATGAGGCTGAATGAGGTATGGATTATTGACCATCAGGAGGATGAGCTATATTGCGCGATCCATACTCCGATTCCTGCCGATGCTGCGGGGGAGACGCTGCGCCGGCTGTATGACCGTGCAGTAGAACAGGCTACCCGCATGGCCAAGCTATGGCAGGAGCTGATACAAGCCGACGAGAGTGCACAGGCGAGGGAGAAGCGACAGCGGCAGCAGGAGCTGCTGCGCAGTGATCAGACGATGCATATTGATGTGGAATCGATCCCTGGCCGCACCTCGCCGTTCTCCAAGGAGGCGTTCATGGATGCGGTGCGTGCTATCCAGCGTTATATTGGGCAGGGTGATGTATTCCAGGTGAATCTGTCGCTGCGTCAGAGCATTGAGAGTGACCATTCACCAGAGGATCTGTATGAGTGGCTGCGGCTGTTCAATCCATCTCCGTACATGGGCTATCTGCGGGCGCCTGATTTTCAACTCGTGTCGGCCTCGCCGGAGCTGCTGGTCGAGGCGCGCGGCGGTCGCCTGGCGGCTCGCCCGATTGCCGGGACGCGGCGTCGGGGTAGAACCGACGAGGAGGATCGTCTGCTGGAGGAGGAGCTGCGGAGCAATGAGAAGGAGCGCGCCGAGCATATTATGCTCGTCGACCTGGATCGCAATGATCTGGGACGCATCTCGGAATACGGGACGGTATGTGTGAAGGAGCTGATGACGGTCGAGCGCTACTCTCATGTTATGCATCTGGTCTCCCAGGTGGAGGGTGAGCTGAGGCAGGGGAAGGATGCATTCGATGTCATTGCCGCCAAGTTCCCAGGAGGAACCATTACGGGAGCGCCCAAAATTCGGACGATGGAGATTATCGAGGAACTGGAGCCTGTGCGGCGTGGAGCGTATACCGGATCTATGGGCTGGATTGACTATAATGGGGATATGGAATTAAATATTATTATTCGCACGATGGTCGTTCAGGCGGGGCGGATTCATGTGCAGGCAGGCGCTGGCATCGTGATTGATTCCGACCCGGAGCGAGAATACTATGAATCGTTGAACAAGGCAAAGGCTTTATGGAAGGCCATTCAATATAGCGAGAGATTTCGTGAGCAAGCCATTCAACAATAG
- the dusB gene encoding tRNA dihydrouridine synthase DusB: MLKIGNIEMKNNVVLAPMAGVCNPAFRLIAKEFGCGLVCAEMVSDKAILHGNKRTMEMLYVDEREKPLSLQIFGGDRKSLVEAAKVVDKQTNADIIDINMGCPVPKVTKCDAGARWLLDPNKIYEMVSAVVDAVDKPVTVKMRIGWDSEHIYAVENAQAVQRAGGSAVSVHGRTREQLYTGTADWEIIRQVKEAVSIPVIGNGDVFSPEDAKRMLEQTGCDGVMIGRGALGNPWMLYRTIRYLTEGEMLPDPSPIERMHIAVVHMDRLVKLRGESVAVREMRKHLAWYLKGLPGAARIKDHIMEETSRDNMVQILGSYIDSLGEAATEPVASSVDQETVAH, translated from the coding sequence ATGCTGAAAATCGGAAATATCGAAATGAAAAATAATGTCGTGCTCGCGCCGATGGCCGGTGTCTGCAATCCAGCCTTCCGGCTGATTGCCAAGGAATTCGGCTGCGGACTGGTGTGTGCGGAGATGGTGAGCGACAAGGCGATTCTTCATGGCAATAAGCGCACGATGGAGATGCTGTATGTCGATGAGCGGGAAAAGCCGCTCAGCCTGCAGATCTTCGGCGGCGACCGCAAGTCCTTGGTCGAGGCGGCCAAGGTCGTCGATAAGCAGACGAATGCCGACATTATTGACATTAATATGGGCTGTCCCGTACCTAAGGTGACCAAGTGCGATGCGGGCGCGCGTTGGTTGCTTGACCCGAATAAAATCTATGAGATGGTCTCTGCGGTGGTTGATGCGGTCGACAAGCCGGTGACGGTGAAGATGCGGATCGGCTGGGATAGCGAGCATATCTATGCAGTCGAGAATGCTCAGGCTGTGCAACGAGCAGGAGGGAGCGCGGTCAGCGTCCATGGCCGGACACGCGAGCAGCTCTATACCGGTACTGCCGATTGGGAGATTATCCGGCAGGTGAAGGAAGCCGTGAGCATCCCTGTCATCGGCAACGGGGATGTGTTCTCTCCTGAGGATGCGAAGCGTATGCTGGAGCAGACGGGCTGTGATGGGGTCATGATCGGCAGAGGCGCTCTGGGGAACCCGTGGATGCTGTATAGAACGATTCGCTACCTGACTGAAGGCGAGATGCTGCCTGATCCATCTCCAATAGAGAGGATGCATATTGCGGTCGTTCATATGGATCGGCTGGTGAAGCTCAGGGGCGAGTCCGTTGCAGTAAGAGAGATGCGCAAGCACTTGGCCTGGTACTTGAAGGGGCTGCCTGGCGCAGCTCGCATTAAGGATCATATTATGGAGGAAACAAGCCGCGACAATATGGTGCAGATTCTAGGCAGCTACATCGATTCGCTGGGCGAGGCGGCCACTGAGCCTGTCGCTTCGTCGGTTGACCAGGAGACGGTGGCGCATTAG